The following are encoded together in the Montipora capricornis isolate CH-2021 chromosome 5, ASM3666992v2, whole genome shotgun sequence genome:
- the LOC138050114 gene encoding LOW QUALITY PROTEIN: von Willebrand factor-like (The sequence of the model RefSeq protein was modified relative to this genomic sequence to represent the inferred CDS: inserted 1 base in 1 codon), translating into MLVALLVAETCCGQVFWETAEDIYERLQAIPPLEETRHKMMTYLLDRHDNSRDKRFTPYYDVVFVLDSSESISRADFNVSVSVAKSLVTRFEPDSRFAAITFGXNASVSFNFKSPKLTTELLISKMHHQGGNKSILNALETTQNGLLLNRDSGVHEGSQKRVVLVTNGPATENLQSLTWAASRIKALGPEIFLVTLGDRIPSVKELVAIPTSTDAHFYRISNMSAFKQIVDGIPVHIFYRDYYFDD; encoded by the exons ATGTTGGTCGCTTTGCTCGTGGCAGAGACATGTTGCGGCCAAGTGTTTTGGGAAACAGCGGAGGATATTTACGAAA GATTGCAAGCTATTCCTCCACTTGAAGAAACGAGACATAAAATGATGACATATCTTCTTGATCGCCATGACAACTCAAGAGACAAGAGATTCACTCCATATTATGACGTCGTGTTTGTTCTCGATTCATCCGAGTCGATATCCAGGGCCGACTTCAATGTCAGTGTAAGTGTTGCGAAGAGCCTGGTGACAAGGTTTGAGCCTGACTCACGATTCGCTGCAATAACATTTG GCAATGCCTCTGTAAGCTTCAATTTTAAGTCACCCAAG CTCACAACTGAACTACTCATCAGTAAAATGCACCATCAAGGAGGAAACAAAAGCATACTGAATGCTCTCGAAACGACACAAAACGGATTGCTACTGAACCGCGACTCTGGAGTTCACGAAGGAAGCCAAAAGAGAGTGGTACTGGTAACTAATGGGCCTGCTACAGAAAACCTACAGAGCTTAACTTGGGCAGCCAGTCGGATCAAAGCACTCGGGCCAGAAATCTTTCTTGTGACCCTCGGCGACAGGATACCCAGTGTTAAGGAACTTGTCGCGATACCGACTTCGACGGATGCACATTTTTATCGCATATCCAATATGAGCGCTTTCAAGCAAATAGTAGATGGGATTCCTGTGCACATTTTTTACCGAGACTATTATTTTGATGACTGA
- the LOC138048593 gene encoding broad substrate specificity ATP-binding cassette transporter ABCG2-like: MTGLDRQVAKFFIFTFTLILTNLCACSVGFFVSACVRTFAIANLLVGLPYVFMMVFGGVLINLNSVLSWLAWIKYISIFRYAMEILEINDELHNIHFHCPANSTLCLSNGNQYLSSQGIIVDHLWYNELALAAMTVVLMTFAYIALRLIKKEK; this comes from the exons ATGACAG GCCTTGATCGTCAAGTTGCAAAGTTCTTTATTTTTACGTTCACCCTCATTTTGACGAATCTCTGTGCCTGCAGTGTGGGTTTCTTTGTAAGCGCATGTGTACGGACCTTCGCTATAGCAAacctccttgttggtctacctTATGTGTTCATGATg GTATTTGGTGGTGTCTTAATAAATCTAAACTCTGTTCTAAGTTGGCTGGCATGGATAAAATATATCAGCATATTCCGCTATGCAATGGAG ATACTAGAGATCAATGATGAGCTTCACAACATTCACTTCCATTGTCCAGCGAACTCGACCCTTTG CTTGAGTAATGGCAATCAATACTTGTCCTCACAAGGAATTATTGTCGATCACTTGTGGTACAATGAACTGGCACTGGCCGCCATGACTGTTGTCCTGATGACATTTGCTTATATAGCTCTAAGATtaatcaaaaaggaaaaatga